In Thermodesulfobacteriota bacterium, the following are encoded in one genomic region:
- a CDS encoding DUF2889 domain-containing protein: MSALDSSKGRKIHHRNIEISTYESDGENIIVEGILKEDRLIPFYQNSGKKHPPQTVHHMIVQMLIESLSLTIKEIKVDMPGTPHEDCIQMSDSLQKLKGMCIAPGFTSKVKKTLGGIKGCLHLTTLVLSMAPAIIQGYWVYRNKEKGDNEISPEILNNYLIGTCWVWRKDGPLVKELKQNV; this comes from the coding sequence ATGAGCGCATTGGACAGCAGCAAGGGTAGAAAAATTCACCACAGAAATATTGAAATTTCCACATATGAATCAGACGGCGAAAACATAATCGTTGAGGGAATATTAAAAGAGGATCGTCTGATACCTTTTTATCAAAATTCCGGGAAAAAGCATCCTCCCCAGACGGTACACCATATGATCGTACAGATGCTAATTGAGTCTTTATCACTAACCATAAAGGAAATAAAGGTGGATATGCCAGGGACTCCACATGAGGACTGCATTCAAATGTCTGACAGCCTGCAAAAGCTAAAAGGCATGTGCATTGCACCGGGTTTTACATCGAAAGTCAAAAAAACTTTGGGTGGGATTAAAGGTTGTCTCCATCTGACAACGCTTGTTCTTTCCATGGCGCCTGCAATTATCCAGGGCTATTGGGTTTATCGAAATAAAGAAAAAGGGGACAATGAGATTTCTCCCGAAATTTTAAACAATTATCTTATTGGTACCTGCTGGGTATGGAGAAAAGACGGCCCCCTGGTAAAGGAGTTAAAACAAAATGTGTAA